The Mesorhizobium sp. M3A.F.Ca.ET.080.04.2.1 genome contains the following window.
ACAGAGGCGGCATCTAATGGACCTAGCGTCGGCGCTACTCACTAACCCGGCGGCAGCAGCCTGAAATCCGGCAGATCGCGCAACGCGAGTTCAGGTCCGGCCGGCGAGTAGACGACGAAAAGCTGCATCGGCTGATCGCCGGTGTTGAGCGTGGAATGGAACCGGCTTTCGGGCACGTAGATGGTGCAGCCGGGGCCGACCTTGGCAACCACCGGATTGCCCTTCTCGTCCTCGACCATCTGCTCGCCATTGCCGGAGATGACGAAGATGATCTCTTCGGCGCCCGGATGGTTGTGACGGGTGTGCCCCTTGCCGGGCGGGAGGTCGACGACACCGCCGGAAAAGCGCTCCGCGCCATTTACTTCCGGCGCCACGGTGAGGGCGAGCTTGCCCCAGTCGAAGCCGAAGGCGCTGACGTCCTTCGGATAGACGAACACTTTTTCCTTGTCGGCCATTACGTCATCCTTTCCCGATCTTGACCGCCTTGAAATCCGCCGTTTGCCTGGCGATCGCCGCCTCGGCCGGCAGCCGTTCCATCGAGCTTGCGCCATAGAAGCCGTGCAGCCTTTCGCAGCGCTCCAATATGTAGCGCGCGTCGTCGGGCATCGAGATCGGCCCGCCGTGGCAAAGCAGGATGACATCCTGGCGCACCGAGCGCGCGGCCTCGGCGATGGCGTCGATCTGCTTGACGCAGTCATCGAGCGATTTGGCCGACGTGGCGCCGATCGATCCGCCCGTCGTCACGCCCATGTGGGCGACGATGATGTCGGCGCCGGCCCTGCTCATGGCGCGCGCCTCGTCCGGATTGAAGACGTAAGGCGTGGTCAGCAGGTCGAGCTTGTGCGCCTCGGCGATCATGTCGACCTCGAGGCCGAAGCCCATGCCGGTTTCCTCGAAGCTCTTCCGCATGGTGCCGTCGAAAAGGCCGATGGTCGGAAAATTCTGCACGCCGGAAAAGCCCATCGTCTTCAGCTCGGCGAGAAACAGCGGCATGATGACGAAGGGATCGGTGCCGTTGACGCCGGCCAGCACCGGCGTGTTCTTGACCACCGGCAGCACCTCACAGGCCATTTCCTTGACGATCTCGTTGGCGTTGCCATAGGCGAGCAGACCGGCGGCTGAGCCGCGTCCGGCCATCCGGTAGCGGCCGGAATTGTAGATGATGATGAGGTCGATGCCGCCTGCTTCCTCGGCCTTGGCCGACAGGCCGGTGCCGGCGCCGCCGCCGACAATCGGCACGCCTTCGGCGATCATCTTGCGGAACTTATCCAGAATCATTCTGCGCGGAATGGCGGCCATGCTTGTCGGTCTCACTTCTGGGCAATGTCGAGGAAGGCTTCGGCCGCGACCTTGGCGAAGGCGGGATCGTTGATGTGCAGCGGCAGGCGTGTGACGGTGCGGGTCTCCGCCGGCATGATGGTGCGCTCGATGCCGTCGAAGAGCGCTGCGTCCGCTTCGGGATCGAAGAAGGCGCCGCCTTCGACGTCGAGAGCGGAGACGCCCTTTTCCGGAAT
Protein-coding sequences here:
- a CDS encoding cupin domain-containing protein — translated: MADKEKVFVYPKDVSAFGFDWGKLALTVAPEVNGAERFSGGVVDLPPGKGHTRHNHPGAEEIIFVISGNGEQMVEDEKGNPVVAKVGPGCTIYVPESRFHSTLNTGDQPMQLFVVYSPAGPELALRDLPDFRLLPPG
- a CDS encoding phosphoenolpyruvate hydrolase family protein — its product is MAAIPRRMILDKFRKMIAEGVPIVGGGAGTGLSAKAEEAGGIDLIIIYNSGRYRMAGRGSAAGLLAYGNANEIVKEMACEVLPVVKNTPVLAGVNGTDPFVIMPLFLAELKTMGFSGVQNFPTIGLFDGTMRKSFEETGMGFGLEVDMIAEAHKLDLLTTPYVFNPDEARAMSRAGADIIVAHMGVTTGGSIGATSAKSLDDCVKQIDAIAEAARSVRQDVILLCHGGPISMPDDARYILERCERLHGFYGASSMERLPAEAAIARQTADFKAVKIGKG